One Brassica oleracea var. oleracea cultivar TO1000 chromosome C7, BOL, whole genome shotgun sequence genomic window carries:
- the LOC106303584 gene encoding nuclear transport factor 2 has product MDPDAVAKAFVEHYYSTFDTNRAGLAGLYQEASMLTFEGQKIQGVQSIVAKLTSLPFQQCKHNISTVDCQPSGPASGMLVFVSGNLQLAGEEHALKFSQMFHLMPTPQGSFYVFNDIFRLNYS; this is encoded by the exons ATGGATCCCGATGCAGTGGCGAAGGCCTTCGTCGAACACTACTACTCAACCTTCGACACTAACCGTGCCGGTCTAGCGGGTCTCTACCAGGAGGCTTCCATGCTCACTTTCGAGGGTCAGAAGATCCAAGGAGTCCAGAGCATCGTCGCCAAGCTCACATCTCTCCCCTTCCAGCAGTGCAAGCACAATATCTCCACTGTCGATTGCCAGCCTTCTGGTCCCGCCTCCGGTATGCTCGTTTTCGTCTCCGGTAACCTCCAGCTCGCCGGCGAGGAGCACGCCCTCAAGTTCAGCCAG ATGTTTCACTTGATGCCGACACCACAAGGAAGCTTTTACGTGTTCAATGATATTTTCAGGCTCAACTACTCCTGA
- the LOC106301246 gene encoding glucuronoxylan 4-O-methyltransferase 1-like: protein MSNIIPSEKRSIITFVLLAGLIGSALLFTAFIRSADDAFFLCSTASAKSRAVAAAADYSATPIQLQAIVHYATSTITPQQNIHEISISFNVLKELAPANFLVFGLGLDSLMWASLNPRGKTIFLEEDLEWFQKVTKDSPFLHAHHVRYRTQLQEADKLLRSYKTEPSCFPAKAYLRGNERCKLALTGLPDEFYDTEWDLIMLDAPKGYFAEAPGRMAAIYSAAVMARNRKKPGVTHVFLHDVNRRVEKTFAEEFLCAKYRVHAAGRLWHFAIPPVAANATIDGGDYRFC, encoded by the coding sequence ATGAGCAACATAATCCCATCGGAGAAACGTTCGATCATCACCTTCGTTTTACTCGCCGGTCTTATCGGAAGCGCTCTACTCTTCACAGCCTTCATACGATCAGCCGACGACGCGTTCTTCCTCTGCTCCACCGCAAGCGCAAAAAGCCGAGCGGTGGCCGCAGCAGCTGATTACTCAGCGACACCGATCCAGCTCCAAGCCATCGTCCACTACGCGACCTCCACCATAACCCCACAACAAAACATCCACGAGATCTCGATCTCTTTCAACGTCTTGAAAGAGCTAGCTCCGGCCAACTTCCTCGTCTTCGGTCTGGGCCTCGACTCACTCATGTGGGCTTCTCTTAACCCACGCGGCAAAACCATATTCCTCGAAGAAGATCTCGAGTGGTTCCAGAAAGTAACCAAAGACTCTCCCTTCCTCCATGCCCACCACGTGCGTTACAGAACGCAGCTACAAGAAGCCGACAAGCTTCTGCGTTCTTACAAAACAGAACCGAGCTGTTTCCCGGCGAAGGCGTATCTCCGAGGAAACGAACGTTGCAAGCTCGCTCTCACGGGGCTTCCTGATGAGTTCTACGACACAGAGTGGGATCTGATCATGCTCGACGCTCCTAAAGGGTACTTCGCCGAAGCTCCGGGAAGAATGGCGGCGATTTACTCGGCGGCGGTTATGGCTAGGAACCGGAAGAAGCCTGGAGTCACTCACGTGTTCTTGCACGACGTTAACCGGAGAGTTGAGAAGACTTTCGCGGAGGAGTTCTTATGCGCGAAATACAGAGTTCATGCCGCGGGGAGGTTATGGCATTTCGCGATTCCGCCGGTGGCTGCGAACGCTACGATCGACGGTGGAGATTACAGGTTTTGTTAA
- the LOC106302175 gene encoding non-specific lipid transfer protein GPI-anchored 1-like, which produces MKGLHFHLFLVTMTVVASVSAATPASPAAGGALADECSQDFQKVTLCLDFATGKAPNPSKKCCDAIEDTKERDPKCLCYVIQQAKTGGQALKDLGVQEDKLIQLPTSCQLHNASISNCPKLLGISPSSPDAAVFTNNATSTTTPVAPAGKSPATPTTSTGTGGSPSIRDGHATVALVLPLMTVSFVSILPRMGLA; this is translated from the exons ATGAAGGGTCTTCATTTCCACCTCTTCCTAGTCACCATGACGGTCGTTGCATCCGTCTCCGCGGCTACACCGGCATCTCCGGCGGCAGGAGGAGCGTTGGCAGACGAGTGCAGCCAAGATTTTCAAAAGGTGACGTTGTGTTTGGATTTCGCGACCGGGAAGGCACCAAATCCGTCTAAGAAGTGTTGTGACGCTATCGAAGATACAAAAGAGAGGGATCCAAAGTGTTTGTGTTACGTGATACAACAAGCGAAGACAGGAGGACAAGCTTTGAAGGATCTTGGTGTCCAAGAAGATAAACTCATTCAACTTCCAACTTCTTGCCAGCTCCACAACGCTAGCATCTCCAACTGTCCAA AGCTTCTCGGGATTTCACCGAGCTCACCAGATGCAGCCGTATTCACAAACAATGCCACGTCAACAACAACACCAGTGGCGCCAGCAGGGAAGTCTCCGGCAACTCCAACGACGTCTACGGGTACAGGAGGATCACCATCTATAAGAGATGGTCACGCCACCGTGGCTCTAGTTCTCCCTTTGATGACCGTCTCCTTTGTCTCGATCTTGCCTAGGATGGGTTTGGCCTAG